Proteins found in one Luteimonas chenhongjianii genomic segment:
- a CDS encoding phosphopantetheine-binding protein, whose translation MSAQTEAERALADLLVESLNLEDVQAADIDPEAPLFNAGLGLDSIDALELALAISKRYGFQLRSDNDENRKIFASLRALSAHVEQHRTT comes from the coding sequence ATGTCCGCACAAACCGAAGCCGAACGCGCGCTGGCCGACCTGCTGGTCGAGAGCCTGAACCTCGAGGACGTGCAAGCGGCCGACATCGATCCCGAGGCTCCGCTGTTCAATGCCGGCCTCGGCCTGGACTCGATCGACGCGCTGGAACTCGCGCTGGCGATCAGCAAGCGCTACGGCTTCCAGCTGCGCTCCGACAACGACGAGAACCGCAAGATCTTCGCCTCGCTGCGCGCCCTGTCGGCGCACGTCGAGCAGCACCGCACCACTTGA
- a CDS encoding ketosynthase produces MLLLQLLLGLGYTALAHLASLRHHDGLALGALAALIAMLVVEPLLARRPWAFVALPLLAWGAWALYAAGHAALPLLLVPVVFVVGIAWIFARTLRPGRTALITRIVIGIEGHADATELAPDLLRYTRGLTAAWAAVLLGMAGGNLLLALLASPAGLLESLGVPSPLPISQAQWSWWANLLNYGVIGGFFVIEFAIRKRRFPGRYHGFFDFLRKLADLGPTFWRDLLR; encoded by the coding sequence ATCCTGCTGCTGCAACTGCTGCTGGGGCTCGGCTACACGGCCCTGGCGCACCTGGCCAGTCTCCGGCATCACGACGGTCTCGCCCTCGGCGCCCTCGCGGCGTTGATCGCGATGCTGGTCGTCGAGCCGCTGCTGGCGCGCCGGCCCTGGGCCTTCGTCGCCTTGCCGCTGCTTGCCTGGGGCGCTTGGGCGCTCTACGCCGCAGGCCATGCGGCCCTGCCGCTGCTGCTGGTGCCGGTGGTGTTCGTGGTCGGCATCGCCTGGATCTTCGCGCGCACCTTGCGGCCCGGCCGCACGGCGCTGATCACCCGCATCGTGATCGGCATCGAAGGCCATGCTGATGCGACCGAACTGGCGCCCGACCTGCTGCGCTACACCCGCGGCCTGACCGCCGCCTGGGCCGCCGTGCTGCTGGGCATGGCCGGCGGCAACCTGCTGCTCGCCCTGCTGGCCAGCCCGGCCGGCCTGCTCGAAAGTCTCGGCGTGCCGTCGCCGCTGCCGATCAGCCAGGCGCAGTGGTCGTGGTGGGCGAACCTGTTGAACTACGGCGTGATCGGCGGCTTCTTCGTCATCGAGTTCGCGATCCGGAAACGGCGTTTCCCGGGCCGATATCACGGATTTTTCGATTTTCTGCGCAAGCTGGCCGATCTCGGCCCGACGTTCTGGCGCGACCTGCTGCGCTGA
- a CDS encoding lysophospholipid acyltransferase family protein: MEYRQTRAETGATALAALSARTLNVLECLYTLLWTAGWISVALIRQAVTGRRDLALTMARTHWAPGLVGPAGGLTVEGREAVDWSRPYMVVANHESLLDICVLFMAVPAPLRFLLKEEMRRVPFLAGYARATGMLFISREDRRAGPVLRRQVAGLLAAGKSLCLFPEGTRSRDGRLGEFKSGSFQAAIDAGVDVLPIALHGTGDVLPATGFFRTCRGPMQATVGKPIPVQGRIGAAGRQALAREAQDAVAAMLGRR; the protein is encoded by the coding sequence ATGGAATACCGACAGACCCGCGCCGAGACCGGGGCGACGGCGCTCGCGGCCCTGTCCGCGCGGACGCTCAACGTTCTGGAATGTCTCTACACCCTGCTATGGACGGCGGGCTGGATCAGCGTGGCGTTGATCCGCCAGGCGGTGACCGGTCGGCGCGATCTCGCCCTGACGATGGCGCGCACCCACTGGGCGCCGGGCCTGGTCGGACCGGCCGGCGGACTGACCGTGGAAGGCCGCGAGGCGGTGGACTGGTCGCGTCCGTACATGGTGGTCGCCAACCACGAATCCCTGCTCGACATCTGCGTGCTGTTCATGGCCGTGCCGGCGCCGCTGCGTTTCCTGCTCAAGGAGGAAATGCGCCGGGTGCCGTTCCTGGCCGGCTACGCGCGTGCCACCGGCATGCTGTTCATCAGCCGCGAGGATCGCCGCGCCGGGCCGGTGCTGCGGCGCCAGGTCGCCGGGCTGCTGGCGGCGGGCAAGTCGTTGTGCCTGTTCCCCGAAGGCACGCGTTCGCGCGACGGGCGCCTGGGGGAGTTCAAGTCGGGCTCGTTCCAGGCCGCGATCGACGCGGGCGTCGACGTACTGCCGATCGCGCTGCATGGCACCGGCGATGTGTTGCCGGCCACCGGTTTTTTCCGCACCTGCCGCGGCCCGATGCAGGCCACGGTGGGCAAGCCGATCCCGGTCCAGGGCCGGATCGGCGCCGCCGGCCGCCAGGCCCTCGCCCGCGAGGCGCAGGACGCCGTGGCCGCGATGCTCGGCAGGCGCTGA
- a CDS encoding acyltransferase, translated as MSSEWKARREGGGRIALRTLIAVASVLGRGPSRALLYPIALYFMLRRGAERRDSRLYLTRMFGRPATLREVGRHFLTFAATILDRLFLLSENTRRFDVHAQGLDILHGHLDTGRGVLLFGSHLGSFEVLRVLASQRPDYAIRVVLDRAHGQAMTELLETLNPDIAATVIDAGDGGPAVALAIQEGLAQGAMVALLVDRSQEGGSTLGVPFLGETAQFPVAPWLLASVLKVPVMLAFGLYRGGNRYDLLFEPFSDGIDLPRRERQAGVAALIHRYAARLEHHARSAPYNWFNFYDFWKRDDEAPVQAHASAAGDAAAAGLGRSAEH; from the coding sequence ATGAGCAGCGAGTGGAAGGCGCGCCGCGAAGGCGGCGGGCGGATCGCATTGCGGACCCTGATCGCGGTCGCTTCGGTCCTCGGCCGCGGCCCCTCACGCGCGTTGCTGTATCCGATCGCGTTGTATTTCATGCTGCGGCGGGGCGCCGAGCGTCGCGATTCGCGCCTGTACCTGACGCGCATGTTCGGCCGGCCAGCCACGCTGCGCGAAGTGGGCCGCCACTTCCTGACCTTCGCCGCAACCATCCTCGACCGGCTGTTCCTGCTCAGCGAGAACACGCGCCGCTTCGACGTCCACGCGCAGGGGCTCGACATCCTGCACGGCCATCTCGATACCGGTCGCGGCGTGCTGCTGTTCGGCTCGCACCTGGGCAGTTTCGAAGTGTTGCGCGTACTCGCGAGCCAGCGGCCGGACTACGCCATCCGGGTCGTCCTCGACCGCGCGCACGGTCAGGCGATGACCGAACTGCTCGAGACCCTCAATCCGGACATTGCCGCGACGGTGATCGATGCCGGCGACGGCGGGCCCGCGGTCGCACTGGCGATCCAGGAAGGCCTCGCACAAGGCGCGATGGTCGCGTTGCTGGTGGACCGCAGCCAGGAGGGCGGCAGCACCCTCGGCGTGCCTTTCCTCGGCGAGACGGCGCAGTTCCCGGTCGCGCCCTGGTTGCTGGCCTCGGTACTCAAGGTGCCGGTGATGCTGGCCTTCGGCCTGTACCGTGGGGGCAACCGCTACGACCTGTTGTTCGAACCCTTCAGCGACGGCATCGACCTGCCGCGCCGCGAACGCCAGGCCGGTGTGGCCGCGCTTATCCACCGTTACGCCGCGCGGCTGGAACATCACGCGCGCAGTGCCCCCTACAACTGGTTCAATTTCTATGACTTCTGGAAACGCGACGACGAGGCGCCGGTCCAGGCGCACGCATCTGCTGCTGGCGACGCTGCTGCTGCCGGGCTGGGCCGCAGCGCAGAACACTGA
- a CDS encoding LolA-related protein, with translation MPAPAAVAPRSVDADWILHRLTQGAASATPFVELRVSPMLKRPLLLSGEYRRPDADTLVREVRTPYVETTTIRGGEATIAREGRSPRTFSLSRVPELAVLQGSFGALLAGDRKALETVYAVEADGVPADWTLTLVPREPRTAARIAGIVLRGRDGELRCIETRPKQGEPQPTLLGSAATAAAGLDSLEAAQRLCHDVPR, from the coding sequence GTGCCGGCGCCGGCCGCCGTTGCGCCGCGCAGCGTCGATGCGGACTGGATCCTGCATCGGCTGACCCAGGGCGCGGCAAGCGCCACGCCGTTCGTCGAGTTGCGCGTCTCCCCGATGCTCAAGCGGCCGCTGCTGCTGTCGGGCGAGTACCGGCGCCCCGATGCCGATACCCTGGTGCGCGAAGTGCGCACGCCCTATGTCGAGACCACGACGATCCGTGGCGGCGAAGCGACGATCGCCCGCGAGGGCCGCAGCCCGCGTACGTTCTCGCTCTCGCGCGTGCCGGAACTTGCGGTGCTGCAGGGCAGCTTCGGCGCGCTGCTCGCCGGGGACCGCAAGGCGCTGGAAACCGTCTATGCCGTCGAGGCCGATGGCGTGCCGGCCGACTGGACGCTGACCCTGGTCCCGCGCGAGCCGCGGACCGCCGCGCGCATTGCCGGCATCGTGCTGCGCGGCCGTGATGGCGAACTGCGCTGCATCGAGACCCGCCCGAAGCAGGGCGAGCCGCAGCCGACCCTGCTCGGCAGCGCCGCGACCGCGGCGGCCGGCCTCGATTCGCTCGAAGCGGCGCAGCGGCTGTGCCACGACGTGCCGCGTTGA